A region from the Streptomyces lydicus genome encodes:
- a CDS encoding PP2C family serine/threonine-protein phosphatase, with translation MGVTEPSRCPGCDEPCAAGDNFCGRCGAALPASAAPPAYGARPAHGAGAVPPVPPQPPAPPGPAAAYGAAGPPPPPDPQARLPYGDAGTVPVPAPSPVPVPGNAPPLPRHAPSVAGGPPVADTPPPVVPPVDPHAAAPVDPRVAGYEAVADAAGAEPGAPAGAAEGGAPADAPAGGPAAGPAAAGAPSGTPAHGTARCAVCRSGAVGPDGYCEHCGHAQPRERDHMESELAGIAAVSDRGHRHHRNEDFFALRAAALPDGTPAVVAVVCDGVSSATRPDEASTAASEAAGEALRASLPRGTHPQQAMHEAILAASSAVDALAPDPSSAHDEHRRQNAPACTFVGAVVGGGLLTVGWVGDSRAYWIPDDRTAPPARLTEDDSWAAQMVANNLMSEAEANADERAHAITGWLGADAYEVEPHTATFQPDGPGVVVVCTDGLWNYAESAEQMAAVLPYDAPSRPLESARTLVTHALDGGGHDNVTVALVPFPAPAERAGSA, from the coding sequence ATGGGTGTGACTGAGCCGTCCCGGTGCCCGGGCTGCGACGAGCCGTGCGCTGCGGGAGACAACTTCTGCGGGCGGTGCGGCGCCGCTCTCCCGGCGTCCGCCGCGCCGCCGGCGTACGGCGCCCGGCCCGCGCACGGCGCCGGCGCCGTACCTCCCGTACCGCCCCAGCCGCCGGCGCCGCCCGGTCCTGCGGCCGCCTACGGTGCGGCCGGGCCGCCGCCTCCTCCGGACCCGCAGGCCCGTCTGCCGTACGGGGACGCGGGGACGGTGCCGGTGCCCGCACCGTCGCCGGTACCGGTGCCGGGTAACGCCCCGCCGCTGCCCCGCCATGCGCCCTCGGTGGCCGGTGGCCCGCCGGTGGCCGACACGCCGCCGCCCGTGGTCCCGCCGGTGGACCCGCACGCCGCCGCGCCCGTCGACCCGCGCGTCGCCGGATACGAGGCGGTCGCCGACGCGGCGGGCGCGGAGCCCGGTGCACCGGCGGGGGCCGCGGAAGGGGGCGCACCCGCCGACGCGCCTGCCGGTGGTCCCGCGGCTGGGCCGGCAGCGGCCGGTGCCCCGTCCGGCACCCCCGCCCACGGCACCGCCCGCTGTGCCGTCTGCCGTTCCGGCGCCGTGGGCCCGGACGGCTACTGCGAGCACTGCGGGCACGCCCAGCCCCGTGAACGCGACCACATGGAAAGCGAGTTGGCGGGCATCGCGGCGGTCAGCGACCGGGGCCACCGCCACCACCGCAACGAGGACTTCTTCGCGCTCCGCGCCGCCGCGCTCCCCGACGGCACCCCCGCCGTGGTCGCGGTGGTCTGTGACGGCGTCTCCTCGGCGACCCGCCCGGACGAGGCGTCCACGGCGGCGTCCGAGGCCGCCGGCGAGGCGCTGCGGGCGTCGCTGCCGCGCGGCACCCATCCCCAACAGGCCATGCACGAGGCCATCCTGGCGGCCTCCTCGGCCGTCGACGCGCTGGCCCCCGACCCCTCCTCGGCACATGACGAACATCGCCGGCAGAACGCCCCGGCCTGCACCTTCGTCGGTGCGGTGGTCGGCGGCGGGCTGCTGACCGTGGGGTGGGTCGGCGACAGCCGGGCCTACTGGATCCCCGATGACCGTACGGCTCCGCCCGCCCGGCTCACCGAGGACGACTCCTGGGCCGCCCAGATGGTCGCCAACAACCTGATGTCCGAGGCCGAGGCGAACGCCGACGAGCGGGCGCACGCCATCACCGGCTGGCTCGGAGCGGACGCGTACGAGGTCGAGCCGCACACCGCCACGTTCCAGCCGGACGGACCCGGTGTCGTGGTGGTGTGCACCGACGGGCTGTGGAACTACGCCGAGTCCGCGGAGCAGATGGCCGCGGTGCTGCCGTACGACGCACCCAGCAGGCCGCTGGAGAGCGCCCGCACGCTGGTCACCCACGCCCTCGACGGCGGCGGGCACGACAACGTCACGGTGGCGCTGGTGCCGTTCCCGGCCCCCGCGGAGCGGGCAGGATCGGCCTGA
- a CDS encoding serine/threonine-protein kinase: MTERADERCQRRECAGSYEDVGGGELYCDLCGLAPVVSPDGLLSSPPTGLTGRELTGGTAGREAAGALLTVPSPAPAPGTDAVPGTRTARSSPSRRSVPGRHSRSVSGRVPERGVAAVSVRGAGSGASSGAARGRLGAGLVTVPEVPRPDPRTAVLEHPEVPERKRFCSRTDCGAPVGRTRGDQPGTTEGFCGKCGHPYSFVPKLRPGDMVHGQYEVAGCLAHGGLGWIYLATDHAVSGRWVVLKGLLDTGDEEALAVAMSERRFLAEIEHANIVRIYNFVEHLDRATGSLDGYIVMEYVGGKSLKELANDRRTPQGRRDPLPVEQACAYGIEALEALGHLHRRGYLYCDFKVDNAIQQHDRLRLIDMGAVRRMDDHHSPVYGTIGYQAPEIAALGPSVSSDLYTVARTLAVLTFDFQGYTNVFADSLPDPDHIEVFRSYESFYRLLVRATDPDRARRFASAEEMAEQLTGVLREVVALQSGEPRPALSPLFGPELRVVDTELMAAAEGDSSLLGARGALGARGARGARGAARPAQPAGGGPALRPLDVAGAALALPAPRVDPDDPHAGLLAGLPAAAPAELLGALRSVPVESLEVRLRALRARLETGDGAGAQRALEEIAAAEPAGQWAAAWRGGDEPGTGGADWRVVWHRGLVSLTTGDREGAALAFDAVYDAFPGEPAPKLALGICAELLGQLDNAVEYYRLVWATDRSYVGAAFGLARVHLAAGDRTGAVGALESVPEASIHYIAARIAAVRARLRGRPPRDPLTADLRAAAEQVEALAGFGLDAERREQLTTEVLGSALDWVLSGSHGAGPDAPAGPAGRPSLLGCPLDERGLRFGLERSYRLLARLAQRGEKRIELVERANRFRPRTWV, translated from the coding sequence GTGACGGAGCGGGCCGACGAGCGCTGCCAGCGACGGGAGTGCGCGGGCAGTTACGAGGATGTCGGCGGCGGTGAGCTGTACTGCGACCTGTGCGGGCTGGCGCCGGTGGTCTCGCCGGACGGGCTGCTGTCCTCGCCGCCCACGGGCCTGACGGGCCGGGAGCTCACCGGCGGCACGGCGGGCCGCGAGGCGGCGGGGGCGTTGCTGACGGTCCCCTCCCCCGCCCCAGCCCCCGGCACGGATGCTGTCCCCGGCACACGCACCGCCCGTTCCTCGCCCTCGCGGCGCTCGGTGCCCGGCCGGCACTCGCGGTCGGTGTCCGGCAGGGTGCCGGAGCGCGGTGTGGCGGCGGTGTCGGTGCGCGGCGCGGGCAGCGGCGCGTCCTCCGGGGCGGCGCGGGGACGGCTGGGCGCGGGGCTGGTGACGGTGCCGGAGGTGCCGCGGCCCGATCCGCGTACGGCGGTGCTGGAGCATCCGGAGGTGCCGGAGCGGAAGCGGTTCTGCAGCCGTACCGACTGCGGTGCGCCGGTGGGCCGGACGCGCGGTGACCAGCCGGGCACCACGGAAGGCTTCTGCGGCAAGTGCGGCCACCCGTACAGCTTTGTGCCCAAGCTGCGGCCCGGCGACATGGTGCACGGCCAGTACGAGGTCGCGGGCTGTCTGGCGCACGGCGGGCTCGGCTGGATCTATCTGGCGACGGACCACGCGGTCTCCGGCCGGTGGGTGGTGCTCAAGGGGCTGCTGGACACCGGCGACGAGGAGGCGCTGGCGGTGGCGATGTCCGAGCGGCGCTTCCTCGCCGAGATCGAGCACGCCAACATCGTGCGGATCTACAACTTCGTGGAACACCTCGACCGGGCGACGGGCAGTCTCGACGGCTACATCGTCATGGAGTACGTCGGCGGCAAATCGCTCAAGGAGCTCGCCAACGACCGGCGCACGCCCCAGGGCAGGCGCGACCCGCTGCCGGTCGAACAGGCCTGTGCCTACGGCATCGAGGCGCTGGAAGCGCTCGGCCACCTGCACCGCCGCGGCTACCTCTACTGCGACTTCAAGGTCGACAACGCCATCCAGCAGCACGACCGGCTCAGGCTGATCGACATGGGCGCGGTGCGCAGGATGGACGACCACCACAGCCCGGTCTACGGCACGATCGGCTATCAGGCACCGGAGATCGCCGCGCTGGGCCCGTCGGTCTCCTCCGACCTCTACACCGTCGCCCGCACCCTCGCCGTCCTCACCTTCGACTTCCAGGGCTATACGAACGTCTTCGCGGACTCCCTGCCCGATCCGGACCACATCGAGGTGTTCCGCAGCTACGAGTCGTTCTACCGGCTGCTGGTGCGCGCCACGGACCCGGACCGGGCGCGCAGGTTTGCCTCGGCGGAGGAGATGGCCGAGCAGCTGACGGGCGTGCTGCGCGAGGTGGTGGCGCTCCAGTCGGGTGAGCCGCGGCCCGCGCTGTCCCCGCTGTTCGGGCCCGAACTCCGGGTGGTCGACACGGAGCTGATGGCCGCGGCGGAGGGCGACAGTTCGCTGCTGGGCGCGCGGGGGGCGCTGGGCGCGCGGGGGGCGCGGGGGGCGCGGGGGGCGGCGCGCCCCGCACAGCCGGCCGGCGGCGGCCCGGCACTGCGCCCCCTGGATGTCGCCGGCGCCGCCCTGGCCCTGCCGGCGCCTCGGGTGGATCCGGACGATCCGCACGCCGGGCTGCTGGCCGGGCTGCCGGCCGCCGCGCCCGCCGAACTGCTGGGCGCCCTGCGCTCGGTGCCGGTCGAGTCCCTGGAGGTCCGGCTGCGTGCGCTGCGTGCCCGTCTGGAGACGGGGGACGGCGCCGGGGCGCAGCGGGCGCTGGAGGAGATCGCGGCGGCGGAGCCCGCCGGGCAGTGGGCCGCCGCGTGGCGCGGCGGCGACGAGCCCGGCACCGGGGGCGCGGACTGGCGGGTGGTGTGGCACCGCGGCCTGGTGTCGCTGACGACCGGTGACCGCGAGGGCGCCGCACTGGCCTTCGACGCGGTCTACGACGCCTTCCCCGGCGAGCCGGCGCCGAAGCTGGCGCTGGGGATCTGCGCGGAGCTGCTGGGCCAGCTGGACAACGCCGTGGAGTACTACCGCCTGGTGTGGGCGACCGACCGCAGCTATGTCGGCGCGGCGTTCGGACTGGCCCGGGTGCACCTGGCGGCGGGCGACCGCACGGGCGCGGTCGGGGCGCTGGAGTCCGTCCCGGAGGCGTCCATCCACTACATAGCGGCGCGGATCGCGGCGGTCCGCGCCCGGCTGCGGGGGCGGCCGCCGCGCGATCCGCTGACGGCGGATCTGCGGGCGGCCGCCGAACAGGTCGAGGCGCTGGCGGGCTTCGGTCTGGACGCCGAACGAAGGGAACAACTCACCACCGAGGTACTGGGCAGCGCCCTGGACTGGGTACTCTCCGGTAGCCACGGTGCCGGGCCGGACGCTCCGGCGGGCCCGGCCGGGCGGCCTTCGCTGCTCGGCTGCCCGCTGGACGAGCGCGGTCTGCGGTTCGGCCTGGAGCGGTCGTACCGCCTGCTCGCGCGGCTGGCGCAGCGTGGTGAGAAAAGGATCGAACTGGTGGAACGGGCCAACCGCTTCCGCCCCAGGACGTGGGTGTGA
- a CDS encoding glutamate ABC transporter substrate-binding protein: MRVRAGELVNLRAVLAPVASGMGVMAAVAAVLVPVLGGDAGRAGRDPGRVSPSAAAHRAYGPGAAPAAPAAAPCTARDAAASLRPSADDGAAVKRIKERDQLVVGVDQNTYRWGYRNPSTGTLEGFDIDLAQAIAEDILGPHPHVVFKTVPTNQRIPALQKRAVDMVVRTMTINCARKRQVAFSTSYFQAGQQVLAPIDSAIKAFDGSLRGRRVCTAAGSTGETALRAQPHGAQVLTVPSQLDCLVRLQLGQADAVVTDSALAAAQAAQDPRVELKGKPFTDESYGVAMNKDDTDLVRRVNKVLDDYRSGGGHSAWMRAYRTWLKADLPGISGPPAPEYRD, translated from the coding sequence ATGCGGGTGCGCGCGGGAGAGCTGGTGAATCTGCGTGCCGTCCTTGCGCCGGTCGCGTCCGGGATGGGGGTGATGGCCGCGGTCGCCGCCGTGCTGGTGCCGGTGCTGGGCGGCGACGCCGGGCGGGCCGGGCGCGATCCCGGCCGGGTCTCCCCGTCCGCTGCGGCCCACCGGGCGTACGGGCCGGGGGCGGCGCCGGCCGCACCTGCCGCCGCGCCGTGCACGGCGCGGGACGCCGCGGCGAGCCTGCGCCCGTCGGCGGACGACGGTGCGGCGGTGAAGCGGATCAAGGAGCGGGACCAGCTGGTCGTCGGCGTGGACCAGAACACCTACCGGTGGGGCTACCGCAATCCGTCCACCGGCACGCTGGAGGGCTTCGACATCGATCTGGCACAGGCGATCGCCGAGGACATCCTGGGGCCGCATCCTCATGTGGTCTTCAAGACGGTGCCGACCAACCAGCGGATCCCGGCGCTGCAGAAGCGTGCGGTGGACATGGTGGTGCGGACCATGACGATCAACTGCGCCCGCAAGCGGCAGGTGGCGTTCTCGACCTCGTACTTCCAGGCGGGGCAGCAGGTGCTGGCCCCGATCGACTCGGCGATCAAGGCGTTCGACGGTTCGCTGCGGGGCCGGCGGGTGTGCACGGCGGCGGGTTCGACGGGTGAGACGGCGCTGCGGGCGCAGCCGCACGGCGCACAGGTGCTGACGGTGCCCAGCCAACTCGACTGTCTGGTGCGGCTGCAGCTGGGCCAGGCGGACGCGGTGGTCACGGACAGCGCGCTGGCGGCGGCGCAGGCGGCGCAGGACCCGAGGGTGGAGCTCAAGGGCAAGCCGTTCACGGACGAGTCGTACGGCGTGGCGATGAACAAGGACGACACCGATCTGGTGCGGCGGGTGAACAAGGTCCTGGACGACTACCGGAGCGGCGGCGGACACAGCGCCTGGATGCGGGCGTACCGCACGTGGCTGAAGGCCGATCTGCCGGGCATATCGGGGCCGCCCGCGCCGGAGTACCGCGACTGA
- a CDS encoding FadR/GntR family transcriptional regulator, whose protein sequence is MQSVRKGRVSLVESATDEIRAQIVSGAWPVGSRIPPESALSETLGVSRASVREAVRSLVHAGLLEPRQGDGTFVLCDDDSALALRRRLERAELSHVTQVRQGLDVVAARQAAQHRTDRQLAGIEAALARRGAALAAQDGEAFTAADAEFHVLVAEASDNPVLADIYRSLSAALREELRRAACLDTATAAPDDPHSRLTDAIRDRDPRAAVDAAVLLLAGHVRDLALPVGD, encoded by the coding sequence GTGCAGTCGGTCCGCAAGGGCAGGGTGTCGCTGGTGGAGAGCGCGACCGACGAGATCCGCGCCCAGATCGTCAGCGGCGCCTGGCCGGTGGGCAGCCGCATCCCGCCCGAGAGCGCCCTGTCCGAAACCCTCGGGGTCAGCCGCGCCTCGGTCCGCGAGGCCGTACGGTCCCTGGTGCACGCCGGCCTCCTGGAGCCCCGGCAGGGCGACGGCACCTTCGTGCTCTGTGACGACGACAGCGCCCTCGCCCTCCGCCGCCGTCTCGAACGCGCCGAGCTCAGCCATGTCACCCAGGTCCGCCAGGGCCTCGACGTGGTCGCCGCCCGCCAGGCGGCCCAGCACCGCACGGACCGCCAGCTCGCCGGCATCGAAGCCGCGCTGGCCCGCCGCGGGGCCGCCCTCGCCGCGCAGGACGGCGAGGCCTTCACCGCCGCCGACGCCGAGTTCCACGTCCTGGTCGCCGAGGCGAGTGACAACCCCGTCCTCGCCGACATCTACCGCTCCCTGAGCGCCGCCCTGCGCGAGGAACTGCGCCGCGCCGCCTGCCTGGACACCGCCACCGCGGCTCCCGACGACCCGCACTCCCGCCTCACCGACGCCATCCGCGACCGGGATCCCCGGGCCGCCGTGGACGCCGCGGTCCTGCTCCTGGCCGGTCACGTTCGGGACCTGGCGCTTCCGGTGGGGGACTGA
- a CDS encoding N-acetylglucosamine kinase: MGLTGTALAVDAGNSKTDVALVATDGRLLGTARGGGFRPPAVGTGPAVDVLAPLVRSVLAQARPAGRVGHLSAFLAGADLPVEEERLAAELAGRGWARTVSVRNDTFALLRAGLPDVGARAGVAVVCGAGINCVGVGRDGAMARFPALGRLSGDWGGGAFLAEEALWCAARAEDGRGAPTRLAHALPAHFGLGGMPELIEAFHLRALPGHRRHELVPLLFSVAGAGDRVARALVARQSEEIVLLATVALKRLGLLGEEVPVVLGGGVLAARHPLLHDRITRLLAERAPNAVPRVVTAPPVLGAALDTLDRAGAEAGAHGRLRAAWQAEPPAPQSPTGSARSRT; encoded by the coding sequence GTGGGCCTGACCGGCACGGCGCTCGCCGTCGACGCGGGCAACAGCAAGACCGATGTGGCGCTGGTGGCCACGGACGGCAGGCTGCTCGGCACGGCGCGCGGCGGTGGCTTCCGGCCGCCGGCGGTGGGGACCGGTCCGGCGGTCGACGTCCTGGCGCCGCTGGTGCGTTCGGTTCTGGCGCAGGCCCGGCCGGCGGGCCGGGTCGGACACCTCTCCGCGTTCCTCGCGGGCGCCGATCTCCCCGTCGAGGAGGAGCGCCTGGCCGCCGAGCTCGCGGGCCGGGGATGGGCGCGCACGGTCAGCGTCCGCAACGACACCTTCGCGCTGCTGCGGGCCGGGCTGCCGGACGTCGGGGCGCGGGCGGGCGTCGCCGTGGTGTGCGGGGCGGGCATCAACTGCGTGGGGGTCGGCCGGGACGGTGCCATGGCGCGCTTCCCGGCCCTCGGCCGGCTCTCCGGCGACTGGGGCGGCGGGGCGTTCCTCGCCGAGGAGGCCCTGTGGTGCGCGGCCCGGGCCGAGGACGGCCGCGGCGCACCGACCCGTCTGGCGCACGCCCTGCCCGCGCACTTCGGCCTGGGCGGCATGCCGGAGCTGATCGAGGCGTTCCATCTGCGGGCCCTCCCCGGCCACCGCCGCCATGAACTGGTGCCGCTGCTCTTCTCCGTGGCCGGCGCCGGTGACCGGGTCGCCCGCGCCCTCGTGGCCCGCCAGTCGGAGGAGATCGTGCTTCTGGCCACCGTCGCCCTGAAGCGCCTCGGTCTTCTCGGCGAAGAGGTCCCCGTGGTGCTGGGCGGCGGCGTCCTGGCCGCCCGTCACCCGCTCCTCCACGACCGGATCACCCGGCTCCTCGCGGAGCGTGCCCCCAACGCGGTGCCCCGTGTGGTGACCGCCCCGCCGGTGCTGGGGGCGGCCCTGGACACGCTGGACCGGGCGGGCGCCGAGGCGGGCGCTCATGGACGGCTGCGGGCGGCGTGGCAGGCGGAGCCGCCCGCCCCTCAGTCCCCCACCGGAAGCGCCAGGTCCCGAACGTGA
- a CDS encoding 6-phospho-beta-glucosidase encodes MPSPKGRTPRPRTEHPRVKLAVVGGGSTYTPELIDGFARLREVLPLEELVLIDPSVDRLELVGGLARRIFAKQGHPGRISWTTDLDAGTDDADAVLLQLRVGGQAARHQDETWPLECGCVGQETTGAGGLAKALRTVPVVLDIAERVRRRNPRAWIVDFTNPVGIVTRALLTHGHRAVGLCNVAIGFQRRFAGLLGVSPGEVELEHVGLNHLTWERAVRVAGEDVLPRLLTDHGDALAEHLRLPRSLLDRLGVVPSSYLRYYYRHDAVVRELRNAPSRATEVAALERKLLGMYGDPALDEKPELLARRGGAFYSEAAVALTASLLRDTGDTQIVDILNHGTLPFLPDDAVIEVPATVDSTGAMPLPVRPLEPLYAGLVAHVTAYEHLALKAALWGVGGRRPDRAGGRDAVFSALLAHPLIGRTDHADRLTDALLAHNRAHLPWA; translated from the coding sequence ATGCCGTCTCCCAAGGGACGCACCCCGCGCCCCCGCACCGAGCACCCCCGCGTCAAGCTCGCCGTGGTCGGCGGCGGCTCCACCTACACCCCCGAACTCATCGACGGTTTCGCGCGCCTGCGCGAGGTGCTGCCGCTGGAGGAACTGGTCCTCATCGACCCGTCGGTGGACCGGCTGGAGCTGGTGGGCGGCCTGGCCCGGCGGATCTTCGCCAAGCAGGGCCACCCGGGCCGGATCTCCTGGACCACCGACCTGGACGCCGGCACCGACGACGCGGACGCGGTGCTGCTGCAACTGCGGGTGGGCGGCCAGGCCGCCCGCCACCAGGACGAGACCTGGCCGCTGGAGTGCGGCTGCGTCGGCCAGGAGACCACCGGCGCCGGCGGCCTCGCCAAGGCGCTGCGCACGGTCCCCGTAGTCCTGGACATCGCCGAACGGGTGCGCCGCCGCAATCCCCGTGCCTGGATCGTCGACTTCACCAACCCGGTCGGCATCGTCACCCGGGCGCTGCTCACCCACGGCCACCGGGCCGTGGGGCTGTGCAATGTCGCCATCGGTTTCCAGCGCAGATTCGCCGGGCTGCTGGGCGTCTCCCCCGGCGAGGTCGAGCTGGAGCACGTCGGCCTCAACCATCTCACCTGGGAGCGGGCGGTACGCGTCGCGGGCGAGGACGTCCTGCCCCGGCTGCTGACGGACCACGGCGACGCCCTGGCCGAGCACCTGCGCCTGCCCCGCTCACTGCTCGACCGCCTCGGCGTCGTGCCCTCCTCCTACCTGCGCTACTACTACCGGCACGACGCGGTGGTACGGGAGTTGCGCAACGCGCCGTCCCGCGCGACGGAGGTCGCCGCCCTCGAACGAAAGCTCCTCGGCATGTACGGCGACCCGGCGCTCGACGAGAAGCCGGAGCTGCTGGCCCGGCGCGGCGGCGCCTTCTACTCGGAGGCGGCGGTGGCCCTGACCGCCTCCCTCCTGCGCGACACCGGGGACACCCAGATCGTCGACATCCTCAACCACGGCACCCTGCCGTTCCTGCCCGACGACGCGGTGATCGAGGTGCCCGCGACCGTGGACTCGACCGGCGCCATGCCCCTCCCCGTGCGCCCCTTGGAGCCGCTGTACGCCGGGCTGGTCGCGCATGTCACCGCCTACGAACACCTCGCCCTCAAGGCCGCGTTGTGGGGCGTCGGCGGCCGGAGACCCGACCGGGCCGGCGGGCGCGACGCCGTCTTCTCCGCGCTCCTCGCCCACCCGCTGATCGGCCGGACCGACCACGCGGACCGGCTCACCGACGCACTGCTCGCGCACAACCGGGCGCACCTCCCGTGGGCCTGA
- a CDS encoding ROK family transcriptional regulator, producing MNDRAALDLLVSQGPLTRTRIGELTGLSKPTASQLLARLEAAGLVRTTGNVTGRPGPSAQLYEIDPVAAHVAALAVDPLGITAAVADITGQVLGEERVNADAVAGETPHRTARLVARAVDGALARAGLKRGQLHGAVIGTPGALDPGTGRLRYAPHLPGWHSRTLKEELAGVLGTPVAIENDVNLAAVAEQYDGAAQDVDDFVLVWADKGVGAALVLGGRLLRGATGGAGEIGYMPLPGAPLSRGGDHGDAQADDAGGGFQRLVGSPVVLALAREYGAPDARTVEGAMAHDGVRAEVARRLATGIAAVVAVVDPRLVVLSGEVARAGGQALRALVEEEFTGLPLSRPALRLSHVDGSPILLGALRTALAGARDAVFHTG from the coding sequence ATGAACGACCGGGCCGCGCTCGATCTGCTGGTGTCGCAGGGCCCGTTGACCCGTACGCGGATCGGGGAGCTGACCGGGCTGTCGAAGCCCACCGCCTCGCAGCTGCTGGCGCGGCTGGAGGCCGCGGGGCTGGTGCGGACGACCGGGAATGTGACCGGGCGGCCGGGGCCCAGCGCGCAGCTGTACGAGATCGACCCGGTGGCGGCGCATGTCGCCGCGCTGGCCGTCGATCCGCTGGGGATCACCGCCGCGGTCGCCGACATCACCGGGCAGGTGCTCGGCGAGGAACGGGTCAACGCCGATGCCGTTGCCGGGGAGACGCCGCACCGGACCGCGCGGCTGGTCGCGCGGGCCGTCGACGGGGCGCTGGCCCGGGCCGGGCTGAAACGCGGGCAGCTGCACGGGGCGGTGATCGGCACACCCGGTGCGCTGGACCCGGGGACCGGACGGCTGCGCTATGCGCCGCATCTGCCGGGGTGGCACTCGCGGACGCTGAAGGAGGAGCTGGCCGGGGTGCTGGGCACACCGGTCGCCATCGAGAACGATGTGAACCTGGCGGCGGTCGCCGAGCAGTACGACGGGGCCGCACAGGACGTCGACGACTTCGTGCTGGTGTGGGCGGACAAGGGGGTCGGCGCCGCCCTCGTGCTGGGCGGCCGGCTGCTGCGCGGGGCCACCGGCGGCGCGGGCGAGATCGGCTATATGCCGCTGCCCGGCGCCCCGTTGTCCCGGGGCGGTGACCACGGCGACGCGCAGGCGGACGACGCCGGCGGCGGCTTCCAGCGGCTGGTCGGCTCGCCGGTCGTGCTCGCGCTGGCCCGGGAGTACGGGGCCCCGGACGCCCGTACCGTCGAAGGGGCGATGGCGCACGACGGGGTCCGTGCCGAGGTCGCGCGGCGGCTGGCGACCGGGATCGCGGCCGTGGTCGCGGTCGTCGATCCGCGGCTGGTGGTGCTCTCCGGCGAGGTCGCCCGGGCCGGCGGCCAGGCGCTGCGCGCCCTGGTCGAGGAGGAGTTCACCGGGCTCCCGCTGTCCCGCCCCGCCTTGCGCCTGAGCCATGTCGACGGCTCCCCGATCCTCCTCGGCGCACTGCGGACGGCGCTCGCCGGGGCACGCGATGCGGTGTTCCACACCGGCTGA
- a CDS encoding mechanosensitive ion channel family protein, translated as MFWSASPAAAAPLRAATPGSSGPTSLDDATDKATNAAGWVQENWGTWLTSGLQILLIIVIAVVLRHVIRRTITKLIERMNRTVAAAQGTALGGLLVNAERRRQRSEAIGSVLRSVASFVIMGTAALTVLSVLKINLAPLLASAGVAGVAIGFGARNLVTDFLSGVFMILEDQYGVGDEIDAGVAGGTVIEVGLRVTKLRGPNGAIWYIRNGEVKRIGNLSQGWATATVDVVIAADQDLERARETITQAGEEMSKAEPWNEQLWEPVEVLGLSEVHLDTVTISVSAKTMPGKAPGVERELRWRIKRALDAAGVHLAPRPAPGEEEEEAADPTAGMAAPSALNNPQSPQSLATTPIAAPSKMGK; from the coding sequence GTGTTCTGGTCCGCTTCGCCGGCCGCTGCCGCGCCCCTGCGCGCCGCCACGCCCGGCTCATCCGGCCCGACGTCGCTCGACGACGCCACGGACAAGGCCACCAACGCCGCCGGCTGGGTGCAGGAGAACTGGGGGACGTGGCTCACGTCCGGCCTGCAGATCTTGCTGATCATCGTGATCGCGGTGGTGCTGCGGCATGTGATCCGCCGCACGATCACCAAGCTCATCGAGCGGATGAACCGCACGGTGGCCGCCGCCCAGGGCACCGCGCTGGGCGGTCTGCTCGTCAACGCCGAGAGACGCAGACAGCGCTCCGAGGCCATCGGCTCGGTGCTGCGCAGCGTCGCCTCCTTCGTGATCATGGGCACCGCCGCCCTGACGGTGCTCTCCGTCCTGAAGATCAACCTGGCGCCGCTGCTGGCCAGTGCCGGTGTGGCCGGTGTGGCCATCGGTTTCGGCGCCCGCAACCTCGTCACCGACTTCCTCTCCGGCGTCTTCATGATCCTTGAGGACCAGTACGGCGTCGGCGACGAGATCGACGCGGGGGTGGCAGGCGGCACGGTCATCGAGGTCGGCCTGCGGGTCACCAAGCTGCGCGGCCCCAACGGCGCGATCTGGTACATCCGCAACGGCGAGGTCAAGCGGATCGGCAACCTCAGCCAGGGCTGGGCCACCGCCACCGTCGACGTGGTGATCGCCGCCGACCAGGACCTGGAGCGCGCCCGCGAGACCATCACCCAGGCCGGCGAGGAGATGTCCAAGGCCGAGCCCTGGAACGAGCAACTGTGGGAGCCGGTGGAGGTCCTCGGCCTGAGCGAGGTCCACCTGGACACCGTCACCATCAGCGTTTCGGCCAAGACCATGCCCGGCAAGGCCCCCGGCGTGGAGCGCGAACTGCGCTGGCGCATCAAGCGCGCGCTGGACGCCGCCGGCGTCCACCTGGCCCCGCGCCCGGCCCCCGGGGAGGAGGAAGAGGAGGCCGCCGACCCCACGGCCGGCATGGCCGCCCCCTCGGCCCTCAACAACCCGCAGTCCCCGCAGTCCCTGGCGACGACCCCGATCGCTGCGCCGTCGAAGATGGGGAAGTGA